Proteins from a single region of Macaca fascicularis isolate 582-1 chromosome 5, T2T-MFA8v1.1:
- the LOC135970755 gene encoding uncharacterized protein, with protein sequence MSYSVGCEFSLNESTSGYVHKWNRKSADLYVRPPLETAKVISRVHNEAIETMEKQEADPGEASRPGLREVGGAGPRSPAGAVIADAVHRVLSANSSRPPRFPKMPGPRQLPFQLKASALLTARRAAGRPSEGGRRSHFEGLSRLSRRGALWREGEPTRTPGRRTQGPKGAVPQPPRSPAPGHRWKCLQPLPPEPREEPQPPLWEPRADGSARRNAAPGDGSSAVPSSLEPRPPPCAPRQQPNRSLGLRLSQRLSPGSGFLRFRRHNNKEVSPQACGRRNALGERLRTRPMGAALGRTRTNGGRRGAGWRRGGEVRGREEGRGPGPRTRRRRPEVTGL encoded by the exons atgagttacagtgttggctgtgAGTTCAGTCTTAATGAATCAACAAGTGGGTACGTCCACAAATGGAACAGGAAATCTGCGGATCTGTATGTGAGGCCTCCCCTGGAGACAGCTAAAGTAATATCCAGAGTGCATAATGAAGCTATAGAAACGATGGAAAAGCAA GAGGCGGACCCCGGAGAGGCGAGCCGGCCCGGCCTCCGCGAAGTGGGTGGTGCCGGGCCCCGCAGCCCCGCCGGCGCTGTCATCGCGGACGCCGTGCACCGCGTCCTCAGCGCAAACTCCTCGCGGCCGCCGAGGTTCCCCAAAATGCCAGGGCCTCGCCAGCTCCCATTTCAATTGAAAGCGTCCGCGCTCCTCACTGCACGGAG GGCGGCAGGGCGGCCGAGCGAGGGCGGGAGGCGCTCCCATTTTGAAGGCTTGTCTCGCCTTTCCCGGCGCGGGGCTCTCTGGCGGGAGGGCGAGCCCACTAGAACGCCAGGGAGGCGCACGCAGGGTCCTAAGGGCGCCGTGCCCCAACCTCCCCGCTCCCCAGCCCCAGGTCATCGCTGGAAGTGCCTGCAGCCGCTGCCGCCGGAGCCACGGGAGGAGCCGCAGCCGCCCCTCTGGGAGCCGCGCGCTGACGGCAGTGCCAGGCGGAACGCGGCCCCGGGCGACGGCAGCTCCGCCGTACCCTCCTCCCTGGAACCCCGGCCCCCGCCCTGCGCACCTCGGCAGCAGCCGAACCGCAGCTTGGGACTCCGACTGTCACAGCGCCTCTCGCCCGGCTCGGGGTTTCTCCGTTTTCGGCGTCACAATAATAAGGAAGTTTCCCCGCAAGCCTGCGGGCGGCGGAATGCGCTAGGTGAACGACTTCGCACCAGGCCAATGGGCGCCGCTCTGGGGAGGACCCGCACCAATGGCGGCCGCCGTGGTGCGGGCTGGAGGCGGGGCGGCGAGGTCCGAGGgcgggaggaggggagaggcccAGGCCCCAGAACCAGGCGCAGGCGGCCCGAGGTGACAGGACTCTAG